A window from Apostichopus japonicus isolate 1M-3 chromosome 2, ASM3797524v1, whole genome shotgun sequence encodes these proteins:
- the LOC139982145 gene encoding alpha-N-acetylglucosaminidase-like, with translation MYMLLFFLCMTAVPVLHGKEFPALDVLRSKTPAADQADAVKLLIQRFVGKRAAEFDVAVTLTNSSYLDNYEVTSNGSTISIKANTGVAAARGFYYVLTDLFGGHISWSGNRIHLPDPGKLPVIKSGQVNVTSPQRFRYYQNVCTASYSFTWWNWTRWEQEIDWMALNGFNLPLAFNGQEAIWQKVYLKMGLTQEDLDKHFGGPAFLAWARMGNIRSWGGPLPQSWLDSDLALQKQILRRMKSFGMIPVLPGFAGHVPGGFKRVFPNAHVSQLSPWGHFTCNLSCTYFLDPTDPLFKTVGAAFIKMQEEEYGDLDHIYNADTFNEMTPVSSDPSYLRNVSAGVFKGMTMYDSKAVWLMQGWLFRSPFWGQLQIKALLQAVPEGRMIVLDLAAETVPIYLSTKSFYGQPFIWCMLHNFGGNHGLYGRMDAVNKGPFEAMLFEGSTMVGMGTTPEGIEQNDFIYNFFNSLTFRGDHLNVPEWVGNYSRNRYGVSNEDINDAWQLLSTTIYNCLDTHSDHNHGIPVQRPSLKLAPNVWYDWRSVGKAWKSLLRAENQCSGSDLFRYDLVDVTRQVLHDISLECYQNLTAAYDNWNLDEVKVYGERLLEVIQDMDNITSSHSKWLLGNWLEAAKRAGKNDDEKKLYEYNARNQITLWGPSGNILDYGNKEWGGLLGSYYYSRWRLFANYIQDCVYSHTKFDRTTFNNMSLQVESNWTFARDLYPTVPQGDSVSISSSLYMKYKSFIEWTNRKPTLVNSVKSPGRLFSAYSYQNIGTDKEDGQGESLLI, from the exons ATGTACATGTTACTCTTCTTCTTGTGTATGACAGCTGTTCCTGTTCTCCATGGAAAAG AGTTTCCTGCATTGGATGTTCTGCGGAGTAAAACACCTGCAGCTGATCAAGCTGATGCAGTCAAACTGCTCATCCAACGTTTTGTAGGGAAGCGAGCTGCAGAGTTTGATGTCGCAGTAACCCTTACTAATTCTTCATATTTAGACAACTACGAG GTAACTTCAAATGGCTCAACGATCTCCATCAAAGCTAATACCGGAGTAGCTGCAGCACGTGGCTTTTACTATGTCTTGACCGACTTATTCGGAGGGCACATTTCATGGTCAGGGAATCGAATACATCTTCCAGATCCTGGCAAGCTTCCTGTCATCAAATCTGGTCAGGTTAACGTCACAAGTCCTCAAAG ATTCAGGTACTATCAGAACGTCTGTACAGCCAGCTATTCGTTCACCTGGTGGAACTGGACTCGCTGGGAACAGGAGATTGATTGGATGGCCCTGAATGGTTTCAATTTACCACTAGCATTCAATGGTCAAGAAGCTATTTGGCAGAAGGTCTACCTCAAGATGGGGCTTACTCAGGAGGATTTGGACAAACACTTTGGAGGTCCTGCATTTCTTGCCTG GGCAAGAATGGGTAATATCAGGTCCTGGGGAGGTCCCCTCCCTCAGTCTTGGCTTGATTCTGACTTGGCTCTTCAGAAACAGATTCTGCGCCGAATGAAATCTTTTGGAATGATTCCTGTCCTTCCTGGATTCGCTGGTCATGTCCCAGGAGGATTCAAACG AGTGTTTCCAAATGCACATGTCAGCCAGTTATCACCCTGGGGCCACTTTACTTGCAATCTTAGCTG CACGTATTTCCTGGACCCCACGGATCCTCTATTCAAGACGGTTGGAGCAGCATTTATTAAAATG CAAGAGGAAGAGTATGGCGATCTGGATCATATCTATAATGCTGATACCTTTAATGAGATGACTCCTGTATCAAG TGACCCCTCCTACCTGAGAAATGTCAGCGCGGGTGTCTTCAAAGGAATGACCATGTACGACTCTAAAGCTGTTTGGCTGATGCAGGGCTGGTTATTCAGATCTCCGTTCTGGGGCCAGCTGCAGATAAAGGCTCTCCTTCAAGCAGTCCCAGAG GGTCGGATGATCGTCTTGGACTTGGCCGCAGAGACTGTCCCTATCTACCTGTCAACCAAATCGTTTTATGGACAACCGTTCATCTGGTGTATGCTGCATAATTTTGGTGGAAATCATGGATTGTATGGAAGGATGGATGCAGTTAACAAG GGTCCGTTTGAAGCTATGCTCTTTGAAGGTAGTACAATGGTTGGCATGGGAACCACTCCAGAAGGAATAGAACAGAATGATTTCATCTATAACTTCTTCAATAGCCTTACATTTAGAGGTGACCATCTGAATGTTCCTGAATG GGTCGGGAATTATTCGAGGAATCGCTATGGTGTCAGCAACGAGGACATTAACGATGCTTGGCAATTACTATCCACCACCATTTACAACTGCTTGGATACGCATAGCGACCATAACCATGGCATACCTGTACAGAGACCCAGCCTTAAACTTGCTCCAAAC GTCTGGTATGACTGGAGGAGCGTCGGTAAAGCATGGAAGTCATTGTTGAGGGCAGAAAACCAGTGCAGCGGAAGTGACCTCTTCAG ataTGACTTGGTGGATGTAACGAGGCAGGTGTTACACGATATCTCTTTAGAATGTTATCAGAATTTAACTGCAGCCTATGACAATTGGAACCTTGACGAGGTTAA AGTGTATGGAGAACGCCTTCTTGAAGTTATACAAGATATGGACAATATTACTTCATCTCATTCCAAATGGCTTCTGGGTAATTGGCTGGAGGCAGCAAAGAGGGCAGGAAAGAATGATGAT GAGAAGAAACTTTACGAGTACAATGCAAGAAACCAGATCACTTTGTGGGGTCCCTCTGGCAAC ATATTGGATTACGGCAATAAGGAATGGGGTGGTCTGCTGGGAAG TTACTATTACTCAAGATGGCGGCTTTTCGCTAACTATATTCAGGATTGTGTTTACagtcataccaagtttgacagGACAACTTTCAACAACATGAGTCTACAGGTGGAATCAAACTGGACATTTGCAAGGGACTTGTACCCTACTGTTCCACAAG GAGACTCGGTTTCGATATCATCCTCTTTGTATATGAAGTACAAGTCATTCATCGAGTGGACAAATAGAAAACCGACTTTGGTCAATTCTGTCAAGAGTCCCGGTCGTCTGTTCTCTGCTTATTCATACCAGAACATCGGAA
- the LOC139982162 gene encoding sialin-like has translation MTKTQYLIFLCGMANFINAADRVIMPIAIVPMSDLYDWDLKLQGWILSAFAYGYISSQVLGGKAAQRFGGRAVLGIAVACWSLATFITPAIASQVHAVIFTRIILGFAEGFCLPTIFHVFSSSILLEERSKAFGYLVAGGSVGQCLASVICPYMSWPNMFYTFGAIGLVWVVLWFMLYSKNMESLTSDPQKLMEQKVDTTDQVSWRSYLSHRPLWAIYTAHFCMNTSNYIISTWLPTYLQKTLGANPRDVSFTALPFIANSIVGVVAGHRADFLIAKGSWTVLSVRRLMTGIGLLGPAVFVLLFGSVSSVAVAISYISISLGLCACNSAGHLSNHGDVAPHHSGITFAVSNTLATLPGLTAGPLTAAAVDYFGTWTPVFLGVSLVNVVGAIVYISESSASQVL, from the exons ATGACAAAGACACAATATTTGATATTCCTTTGTGGAATGGCAAACTTTATAAATGCAGCTGACCGAGTTATTATGCCGATTGCCATCGTACCTATGTCAGATCTTTACGACTGGGATCTTAAACTCCAAGGATGGATCTTGAGTGCGTTTGCCTATGGCTACATCAGCAGTCAG GTACTTGGTGGTAAGGCAGCCCAGCGTTTTGGAGGCAGGGCAGTTCTGGGCATTGCTGTGGCATGCTGGTCCTTAGCAACTTTCATCACTCCTGCGATTGCCTCTCAGGTTCACGCAGTCATCTTTACCAGGATCATACTGGGATTCGCGGAGGGCTTTTGTCTTCCGACAATTTTTCATGTCTTTTCCAGCAGCATATTGTTAGAAGAGCGTTCGAAGGCTTTCGGATATTTAGTGGCAGGTGGCTCTGTGGGTCAATGCTTAGCGTCAGTG ATCTGTCCATATATGAGCTGGCCTAACATGTTTTACACATTTGGTGCTATCGGTCTGGTATGGGTCGTTCTCTGGTTTATGTTGTACAGCAAGAACATGGAGAGTCTGACCTCTGACCCACAGAAGCTCATGGAACAAAAG GTCGATACCACAGATCAGGTCAGTTGGAGGAGTTACCTATCACATCGCCCTCTGTGGGCTATATACACCGCTCATTTCTGCATGAATACCTCGAATTATATCATCAGTACCTGGCTGCCGACGTATCTCCAGAAGACGCTCGGAGCTAACCCACGTGACGTCAGTTTCACTGCGTTGCCTTTCATTGCCAACTCCATCGTTGGTGTAG TTGCTGGCCACAGAGCTGACTTCCTGATAGCTAAAGGTAGCTGGACCGTTCTATCCGTCCGCAGGTTGATGACAGGTATAGGTCTCTTGGGCCCTGCGGTCTTTGTTCTGCTCTTTGGGTCCGTCTCCAGTGTTGCTGTCGCGATAAG TTATATTTCCATTTCCCTTGGTCTCTGTGCATGTAACTCTGCTGGACACCTCAGTAACCATGGCGATGTAGCTCCACACCATTCTGGCATCACATTTGCAGTTTCGAATACTCTT gcCACCCTTCCTGGTCTTACAGCTGGTCCACTCACTGCTGCTGCCGTGGATTACTTTGGTACGTGGACTCCAGTCTTCCTTGGGGTATCTCTTGTCAATGTAGTAGGTGCAATAGTTTACATATCAGAGAGCTCAGCTAGTCAAGTTTTATGA